Proteins from one Longimicrobium sp. genomic window:
- a CDS encoding divergent PAP2 family protein translates to MNELREFFGPAVSWNPPLALALLAMLTTQGFKFVRAFLTRRRPDFTRLIGTGGMPSAHSASVTALSTAVGIGHGWNTPLFGAVAFFSFVVMYDATGIRRAAGNQARALNRLVDDLRHHHTIDSERLAELLGHTPLEVLVGALYGALLAFLLHP, encoded by the coding sequence GTGAACGAGTTGCGCGAGTTCTTCGGGCCCGCCGTATCGTGGAACCCGCCGCTCGCCCTGGCGCTGCTGGCCATGCTCACGACGCAGGGCTTCAAGTTCGTCCGCGCGTTCCTCACCCGCCGCCGCCCGGACTTTACGCGGCTGATCGGGACAGGCGGTATGCCGTCCGCCCACTCGGCGTCGGTGACGGCGCTGTCGACAGCGGTGGGGATCGGCCACGGATGGAACACGCCGCTGTTCGGGGCGGTCGCATTCTTCTCGTTCGTGGTGATGTACGATGCCACGGGCATCCGACGCGCGGCGGGCAACCAGGCCCGCGCCCTCAACCGCCTGGTGGACGACCTGCGCCACCACCACACCATCGACAGCGAGCGCCTGGCGGAGCTGCTGGGCCACACACCGCTGGAGGTGCTGGTCGGCGCGCTCTACGGCGCCCTGCTCGCCTTTCTTCTTCATCCCTGA
- a CDS encoding farnesyl diphosphate synthase: MTDSRTDAAVDVDLGAFLERERELINAALNGLAPTLAEGAPAALGNPVLYALGTPGKRLRPILCVSAWRIVRPGEAPDAVYRLGCALEIVHTYSLVHDDLPSMDDDALRRGRPTVHVTFTPGAALLAGAALIPAAVRVMDDAARELELDAPARGRLARELCRAGGALGMVGGQLLDLEGEVAGEVDADGLERIHRHKTGALLAASLRIGALAAGADAARLEALTEYGRELGLAFQIVDDVLDVTASNDALGKTPGKDAEAGKATYPSLFGLERAREMARERVTRALAALRGAGIRSPELEALAAYVLERDR, translated from the coding sequence GTGACGGATTCCCGGACGGATGCCGCCGTGGACGTCGACCTCGGCGCGTTCCTGGAGCGCGAGCGGGAGCTCATCAACGCCGCGCTGAACGGCCTCGCCCCCACGCTGGCGGAGGGCGCGCCGGCGGCCCTTGGCAATCCCGTGCTGTACGCGCTCGGCACCCCGGGCAAGCGCCTGCGCCCCATCCTCTGCGTATCCGCCTGGCGCATCGTCCGCCCGGGAGAGGCGCCGGACGCCGTGTACCGACTGGGGTGCGCGCTGGAGATCGTGCACACCTACTCGCTGGTGCACGACGACCTTCCCAGCATGGACGACGACGCGCTGCGCCGCGGCCGCCCGACGGTTCACGTCACCTTCACCCCCGGCGCGGCGCTGCTCGCCGGCGCCGCGCTGATCCCCGCGGCCGTTCGGGTGATGGACGATGCGGCGCGCGAGTTGGAACTGGATGCGCCAGCGCGCGGACGGCTGGCCCGCGAGCTCTGCCGGGCGGGCGGCGCACTGGGGATGGTGGGCGGCCAGCTGCTGGACCTGGAGGGCGAGGTGGCGGGAGAGGTGGATGCGGACGGCCTGGAGCGCATCCACCGCCACAAGACCGGCGCGCTGCTCGCGGCGTCGCTGCGCATCGGCGCGCTGGCGGCGGGGGCGGATGCTGCCCGCCTGGAGGCGCTGACGGAGTACGGGCGCGAGCTCGGGCTGGCGTTCCAGATCGTCGACGACGTGCTGGACGTCACCGCCAGCAACGACGCGCTGGGGAAAACGCCGGGCAAGGACGCGGAGGCCGGCAAGGCGACGTATCCCTCGCTCTTTGGCCTGGAGCGGGCGCGGGAGATGGCGCGCGAGCGGGTGACGCGGGCCCTGGCCGCATTGCGCGGGGCGGGGATCCGCTCGCCGGAGCTGGAGGCGCTGGCGGCGTACGTGCTGGAGCGCGACCGGTGA
- the xseB gene encoding exodeoxyribonuclease VII small subunit, producing MMESPTHENPSFEAALNRLNEIVGRIEGESLELDDSLALFEEGVRLLRHAEGVLEGADHRIRQLLDDGKGGHRFEDVPEQP from the coding sequence ATGATGGAAAGCCCGACGCACGAGAATCCCAGCTTCGAAGCCGCCTTGAACCGGCTGAACGAGATCGTGGGCCGCATCGAGGGCGAGTCGCTGGAGCTGGACGACTCCCTCGCGCTGTTCGAGGAGGGCGTCCGCCTGCTCCGCCACGCCGAGGGCGTCCTGGAGGGCGCCGACCACCGCATCCGCCAGCTGCTGGACGACGGCAAGGGTGGCCACCGCTTCGAAGACGTGCCCGAGCAGCCGTGA
- a CDS encoding helicase-associated domain-containing protein has protein sequence MKYFPADWSEALDQLPRYLVLSPGARRVVLAMRPSQGAGPTALGPYGGELLDSGFVVPKGSGATVVPADAVRVLHTALRAADRRRLWDDPTPGALMGYVEEHFTPEEMHATSGSRGWNLAADRADLTHMVTSVEWAESFLAADTRKAAMAWESAHAARSERRRFDDDRSWVATRRVVESLLAAPAPVPLASLGEHVPDLPAMDVAMGLEAALRYLLVFLSLRGLESEPVVWVWPQVRARLGAPPPERPEPVEPAESFEAAWLMEDMTAVLAQAAGEPIRLRGSDQTIFAAARKAIEERLITVPDWMGIDSLQAEKRVEHAAEVLLLAGYAHRTGRSGHDLSLKPTKAGMAWLSGSTRDRLAALVDRIRTSKARRPSTWYHEEEGVEFFPVRLSADLPKTLDLRKWLTDSFLALPGEPVRIVDFLAYASETENPFLAALREGTPLRIAWQARRPTRNDWERLWGQILLEFLNNRLAPLGGARLGRTADGWLTFVLTDAGRYLLGGAKTFEYGTEVQAEVIVQPNFDVVFLAADPRLEAQFTRLAQRVGTGPGVMFRLTRASVLAAAESGIGPAQLLDTLRAASSRALPANVERQVSDWLGAVRRVQLRPTLLLECPDAETAARAMSAAGKQVRAITDTVLELPGATTKDRNALVKKLRAQGVFVS, from the coding sequence GTGAAGTACTTTCCCGCCGACTGGAGCGAGGCCCTGGACCAGCTCCCCCGCTACCTGGTCCTTTCGCCCGGCGCCCGCCGGGTGGTGCTGGCGATGCGGCCGTCCCAGGGCGCCGGTCCCACGGCGCTCGGTCCCTACGGCGGTGAGCTGCTGGATTCGGGGTTCGTCGTTCCGAAGGGCTCCGGGGCCACCGTGGTCCCGGCGGATGCCGTCCGGGTGCTGCACACGGCGCTGCGCGCGGCCGACCGGCGCCGGCTGTGGGACGATCCCACGCCCGGCGCGCTGATGGGATACGTGGAGGAGCACTTCACGCCGGAGGAGATGCACGCGACCTCCGGGTCGCGAGGGTGGAACCTCGCCGCCGACCGCGCCGACCTGACGCACATGGTCACCTCCGTGGAGTGGGCCGAAAGCTTCCTTGCGGCCGATACGCGGAAGGCGGCGATGGCGTGGGAGTCGGCGCACGCGGCCAGGAGCGAGCGCCGGCGGTTCGACGATGACCGCTCCTGGGTGGCCACGCGCCGGGTGGTCGAAAGCCTGCTGGCCGCGCCCGCGCCGGTTCCGCTGGCGAGCCTGGGCGAGCACGTGCCCGATCTGCCGGCCATGGACGTGGCGATGGGGCTGGAAGCCGCGTTGCGCTACCTGCTCGTCTTTCTCTCCCTCCGCGGGCTGGAGTCCGAGCCCGTGGTGTGGGTGTGGCCCCAGGTGCGGGCGCGGCTGGGCGCACCGCCGCCGGAGCGGCCGGAACCGGTGGAGCCGGCGGAAAGCTTCGAGGCCGCGTGGCTGATGGAAGACATGACCGCGGTGCTGGCGCAGGCCGCGGGTGAGCCCATCCGGCTGCGCGGCAGCGACCAGACCATCTTCGCGGCGGCCCGCAAGGCCATCGAGGAGCGGCTGATCACCGTTCCGGACTGGATGGGGATCGATTCTCTCCAGGCCGAGAAGCGAGTGGAGCACGCTGCCGAGGTGCTGCTGCTGGCCGGGTATGCTCACCGAACCGGCCGGTCCGGTCACGACCTGTCGCTGAAACCCACGAAAGCGGGGATGGCCTGGCTTTCCGGCTCCACGCGCGACCGGCTCGCCGCACTGGTGGACCGCATTCGCACGTCCAAGGCGCGCCGGCCGAGCACCTGGTACCACGAAGAGGAGGGGGTGGAGTTCTTTCCGGTGCGGCTCAGCGCCGACCTTCCCAAGACGCTGGACCTGCGGAAGTGGCTGACGGACTCGTTCCTGGCCCTTCCCGGCGAACCCGTGCGCATCGTCGACTTCCTGGCGTACGCCTCCGAGACGGAGAACCCGTTCCTCGCCGCCCTGCGCGAAGGCACCCCGCTGCGGATCGCGTGGCAGGCCCGCCGCCCGACGCGGAACGACTGGGAACGTTTGTGGGGGCAGATCCTGCTGGAGTTCCTCAACAACCGCCTGGCGCCGCTGGGCGGAGCGCGCCTGGGCCGTACCGCCGACGGCTGGCTGACCTTCGTGCTGACCGACGCCGGGCGCTACCTGCTCGGTGGGGCGAAGACGTTCGAGTACGGCACGGAGGTCCAGGCCGAGGTGATCGTGCAGCCCAACTTCGACGTCGTGTTCCTGGCCGCCGATCCGCGGCTGGAGGCGCAGTTCACGCGGCTGGCCCAGCGCGTGGGCACCGGGCCGGGGGTGATGTTCCGCCTGACGCGCGCCTCCGTCCTGGCCGCGGCGGAGAGCGGGATCGGCCCCGCGCAGCTGCTCGACACCCTGCGCGCCGCGTCGTCGCGTGCGCTTCCCGCCAACGTGGAGCGACAGGTGAGCGACTGGCTGGGCGCCGTCCGCCGGGTTCAGCTTCGTCCCACGCTGCTGCTGGAATGCCCGGACGCCGAGACGGCCGCGCGGGCCATGTCCGCGGCCGGAAAGCAGGTTCGCGCCATCACCGACACGGTGCTGGAGCTGCCCGGGGCGACGACCAAGGACCGCAACGCGCTGGTGAAGAAGCTCCGCGCGCAGGGCGTGTTCGTCAGCTGA
- a CDS encoding DNA repair helicase XPB, translated as MTAYRPENPLIVQGDHTVLVEVDNPRYPEARDRLARFAELVKSPEHIHTYRVSPLSVWNACSVGVDADDITATLRDLSKYPVPAHVETSVRDLASRYGRLTLRRDADGLVLEAADDLLMEEVSRRARVAALLGERLSATAFRVYPDDRGRLKQELVKAGYPAEDLAGYTAGEPLAIDLRSVTRGGMEFGLREYQQSAAAAFHASGTARGGSGVVVLPCGAGKTIVGMAAMAQVGASTLILTTSVTSVRQWVRELLDKTSLHEDQVGEYSGGTKEVRPVTVATYQILTHRNGKEADFTHLKLFDERDWGLIVYDEVHLLPAPVFQVTAGLQARRRLGLTATLVREDGHEDDVFALIGPKKADVPWKVLEGQGWIASATCTEVRVPMPRDVRMEYAVAGQREKFRIASENPAKAEVVRAILQQHEGEPALVIGMYLDQLKEIARDLDVPILTGSTGQAKRDRIYEDFRDGKIPVLAVSKVANFAVDLPDASLAIQVSGTFGSRQEEAQRLGRILRPKSGGNQAHFYTLVSHETVEQEFAMNRQLFLCEQGYEYHIADADEVLR; from the coding sequence ATGACCGCGTACCGCCCCGAAAACCCGCTGATCGTGCAGGGCGACCACACCGTGCTGGTGGAGGTCGACAATCCGCGCTATCCCGAAGCCCGCGACCGGCTTGCGCGCTTCGCGGAGCTGGTGAAGTCGCCCGAGCACATCCACACCTACCGCGTCAGCCCGCTCTCGGTGTGGAACGCGTGCTCCGTGGGCGTGGACGCGGACGACATCACAGCCACCCTGCGCGACCTATCCAAGTATCCCGTTCCGGCGCACGTAGAAACGTCCGTTCGCGACCTGGCCTCGCGGTACGGGCGGCTGACGCTGCGCCGAGATGCGGACGGGCTGGTGCTGGAAGCGGCGGACGATCTCCTGATGGAAGAGGTGTCGCGACGCGCCCGGGTGGCGGCGCTGCTGGGGGAGCGGCTCTCGGCGACGGCGTTTCGCGTGTACCCCGACGACCGCGGACGGCTGAAGCAGGAGCTGGTGAAGGCGGGCTATCCCGCCGAGGACCTGGCGGGGTACACCGCGGGCGAGCCGCTGGCCATCGATCTCCGTTCCGTGACCCGCGGTGGAATGGAGTTCGGGCTTCGCGAGTACCAGCAGAGCGCGGCGGCGGCTTTCCATGCATCGGGCACGGCCCGTGGCGGATCGGGGGTGGTGGTGCTTCCCTGCGGCGCGGGCAAGACCATCGTGGGGATGGCCGCCATGGCGCAGGTGGGCGCATCGACCCTCATCCTGACGACGAGCGTGACCTCCGTCCGCCAGTGGGTGAGGGAGCTGCTGGACAAGACGTCGCTGCACGAGGACCAGGTGGGCGAGTACAGCGGCGGCACCAAGGAGGTGCGGCCGGTGACCGTGGCCACGTACCAGATCCTCACGCACCGCAACGGCAAGGAGGCGGATTTCACGCACCTGAAGCTGTTCGACGAGCGCGACTGGGGGCTGATCGTGTACGACGAGGTGCACCTGCTTCCCGCGCCCGTCTTCCAGGTGACCGCCGGGCTGCAGGCGCGCCGCCGGCTGGGGCTTACGGCCACGCTGGTGCGCGAGGACGGCCACGAAGACGACGTGTTCGCGCTGATCGGCCCCAAGAAGGCCGACGTGCCGTGGAAGGTGCTGGAAGGGCAGGGGTGGATCGCGAGCGCCACCTGCACCGAGGTGCGCGTTCCCATGCCGCGCGACGTGCGGATGGAATACGCCGTCGCCGGCCAGCGGGAAAAGTTCCGCATCGCCTCCGAGAACCCCGCCAAGGCCGAGGTGGTGCGCGCCATCCTGCAGCAGCACGAGGGCGAGCCGGCGCTGGTCATCGGCATGTACCTGGACCAGCTGAAGGAGATCGCGCGCGACCTGGACGTGCCCATCCTCACGGGGTCCACCGGGCAGGCGAAGCGCGACCGCATCTACGAGGACTTCCGCGACGGAAAGATCCCCGTGCTGGCCGTCTCCAAGGTGGCCAACTTCGCCGTGGACCTGCCGGATGCGTCGCTGGCCATCCAGGTTTCCGGCACCTTCGGCTCGCGGCAGGAAGAGGCGCAGCGGCTGGGGCGCATCCTCCGGCCCAAGTCGGGCGGCAACCAGGCGCACTTCTACACGCTGGTCTCGCACGAAACCGTGGAACAGGAGTTCGCGATGAACCGCCAGCTGTTCCTGTGCGAGCAGGGATACGAGTACCACATCGCCGACGCGGACGAGGTGCTGCGGTGA
- the xseA gene encoding exodeoxyribonuclease VII large subunit encodes MSWDLFSSAAAEKKPGLNETANEDVARRVAARQADAGFLDDDASDFARPSPRRAPEGGWTPSTLNAAARHLIEGMFPALWVSGEVSNFTKARSGHCYFTLRDAGSQIRCVMWRDDARRLPTQPTEGMEVRALGRLTIYEGRGEFQLSVAELEATGEGLWKLAFDKLRIKLEVEGLTSPLRKRALPPYPACVGVVTSSAGAALHDIASVIRRRAPWTRIVLSAARVQGEGAAEEVARAIHLIARAGCADVLIVGRGGGSTEDLWAFNEEAVARAIAESPVPVISAVGHETDFTIADLVADLRAPTPSAAAEAAVPDRVALARGLADLRERMLRCTRERVENGRESLFEARLDLHDAGERIVAGRRERVAGIAGRLHALSPLSTLARGFAVPLDPSGRVLRGVADFRPGQEFRLRLADGSVHARVQADPAA; translated from the coding sequence GTGAGCTGGGACCTCTTCAGCTCCGCCGCGGCGGAGAAGAAGCCGGGGCTGAACGAGACGGCCAACGAGGACGTGGCGCGCCGCGTAGCCGCCCGCCAGGCCGACGCGGGGTTCCTGGACGACGACGCGTCCGATTTCGCGCGTCCATCCCCCCGCCGCGCGCCGGAGGGGGGATGGACCCCGTCTACCCTGAACGCGGCGGCGCGGCACCTGATCGAGGGGATGTTCCCGGCGCTGTGGGTGTCGGGCGAGGTGAGCAACTTCACCAAGGCGCGCTCCGGGCACTGCTACTTCACCCTGCGCGACGCCGGCTCGCAGATCCGCTGCGTGATGTGGCGCGACGATGCGCGGCGCCTTCCCACGCAGCCCACCGAGGGGATGGAGGTGCGCGCCCTGGGGCGGCTGACCATCTACGAGGGCCGCGGGGAGTTCCAGCTGTCCGTCGCCGAGCTGGAGGCCACGGGCGAGGGGCTGTGGAAGCTGGCGTTCGACAAGCTGCGGATCAAGCTGGAGGTGGAGGGGCTCACCTCGCCCCTCCGCAAGCGTGCGCTGCCGCCGTATCCGGCGTGCGTCGGCGTGGTCACCTCGTCCGCGGGCGCGGCGCTCCACGACATCGCTTCCGTCATCCGCCGCCGCGCGCCGTGGACCCGCATCGTCCTTTCCGCCGCGCGCGTGCAGGGTGAGGGCGCGGCGGAGGAAGTGGCGCGCGCCATCCACCTGATCGCCCGCGCGGGCTGCGCCGACGTGCTGATCGTGGGGCGGGGCGGGGGATCCACCGAGGACCTGTGGGCCTTCAACGAAGAGGCGGTGGCGCGCGCCATCGCCGAATCGCCCGTGCCCGTGATCTCCGCGGTGGGCCACGAAACGGACTTCACCATCGCCGACCTGGTGGCGGACCTGCGCGCCCCCACCCCCTCCGCCGCCGCCGAGGCCGCCGTCCCCGATCGCGTGGCCCTCGCCCGTGGGCTGGCGGACCTGCGCGAGCGGATGCTGCGCTGCACGCGCGAGCGGGTGGAGAACGGCCGCGAAAGCCTGTTCGAGGCGCGGCTGGACCTGCACGACGCGGGGGAGCGCATCGTCGCCGGGCGGCGCGAGCGCGTGGCGGGGATCGCCGGACGCTTGCACGCCCTCTCCCCGTTGTCGACGCTTGCCCGCGGCTTCGCCGTTCCGCTGGACCCCTCCGGCCGCGTGCTGCGCGGCGTGGCCGACTTCCGCCCCGGCCAGGAGTTCCGCCTACGCCTGGCGGACGGCTCCGTCCACGCCCGCGTGCAAGCAGATCCAGCCGCTTGA
- the folD gene encoding bifunctional methylenetetrahydrofolate dehydrogenase/methenyltetrahydrofolate cyclohydrolase FolD, translating to MARIIDGAAIARDIRAEVAAEVAQLRAAGTVPGLAVVLVGADPASEVYVRSKARACQEAGMLSRVLHLPAETSADELTGTIDGLNADPDIHGILVQLPLPPHLNSKMFLERVSPAKDVDGFHPTNVGRAFVGDPTGFVPATPEGIMELLRRERIDTHGKHVVIVGRSLIVSKPLASLLMAPGPNATVTLCHRHTADLGQHTRMADILVVAVGKPGLITGDMVKPGAVVIDVGVTRVDDPSSPKGYTLHGDVDFQAVSEKASAITPVPGGVGPMTIAMLLRNASTAALRAHERRNARKPAGAR from the coding sequence GTGGCCAGGATCATCGACGGGGCAGCCATCGCGCGCGACATCCGCGCCGAGGTGGCCGCCGAGGTAGCGCAGCTTCGCGCGGCGGGCACGGTTCCCGGGCTGGCGGTGGTGCTGGTGGGCGCCGATCCCGCCAGCGAGGTGTACGTGCGCAGCAAGGCGCGGGCGTGCCAGGAGGCCGGCATGCTCTCGCGCGTCCTTCACCTGCCGGCCGAAACGTCTGCCGACGAGCTGACGGGCACCATCGACGGCCTGAACGCCGATCCCGACATCCACGGCATCCTGGTGCAGCTCCCCCTGCCGCCGCACCTGAACAGCAAGATGTTCCTGGAGCGGGTGAGCCCCGCCAAGGACGTGGACGGCTTTCACCCCACCAACGTGGGCCGCGCCTTCGTGGGCGATCCCACCGGGTTCGTTCCCGCCACGCCCGAGGGGATCATGGAGCTGCTGCGGCGTGAGCGCATCGACACCCACGGCAAGCACGTGGTGATCGTCGGCCGCAGCCTGATCGTCAGCAAGCCGCTGGCTTCGCTGCTGATGGCGCCGGGGCCGAACGCCACCGTCACCCTCTGCCACCGCCACACGGCCGACCTGGGGCAGCATACGAGGATGGCCGACATCCTGGTGGTCGCCGTCGGCAAGCCGGGGCTGATCACGGGCGACATGGTGAAGCCCGGCGCGGTGGTCATAGACGTGGGCGTCACCCGCGTGGACGATCCCTCATCGCCCAAGGGCTACACGCTGCATGGCGACGTGGACTTCCAGGCCGTGTCGGAAAAGGCCTCCGCCATTACGCCCGTCCCCGGCGGCGTGGGGCCGATGACCATCGCCATGCTGCTGCGCAACGCATCCACCGCGGCGCTGCGCGCGCACGAGCGGCGGAATGCCCGCAAGCCGGCGGGGGCACGGTGA